From a single Actinomyces viscosus genomic region:
- a CDS encoding SixA phosphatase family protein — protein MRRLVLVRHSKASHDAVSDLERPLTSKGAALAGLLAKELRKRLETTDLLLVSPAARARETARPLRDRLEPTDTLVREEIYNLGPNGILRVLAEEGGEASTVVVVGHEPTISVLAHILHDTDDDLASQISFGVPTATAVIIDVPGRWADLEPKSARIREIFTARKRD, from the coding sequence ATGCGTCGGCTCGTGCTCGTCCGCCACTCCAAGGCCTCGCACGACGCCGTCTCCGACCTGGAACGCCCCCTGACCTCCAAGGGCGCCGCCCTCGCCGGTCTGCTGGCCAAGGAGCTGCGCAAGCGCCTGGAGACCACGGACCTGCTCCTGGTCTCTCCGGCCGCCCGCGCCCGCGAGACCGCCCGCCCCCTGCGCGACCGCCTCGAGCCCACCGACACCCTGGTGCGCGAGGAGATCTACAACCTGGGACCCAACGGCATCCTGCGGGTCCTGGCCGAGGAGGGGGGCGAGGCGAGCACGGTGGTCGTCGTCGGCCACGAGCCCACGATCTCCGTGCTGGCCCACATCCTCCACGACACCGACGACGACCTGGCCTCCCAGATCTCCTTCGGTGTGCCCACGGCCACCGCCGTCATCATCGACGTCCCCGGCAGGTGGGCGGATCTGGAACCCAAGAGCGCCCGTATCCGCGAGATCTTCACCGCTCGTAAGCGCGACTGA
- the serB gene encoding phosphoserine phosphatase SerB, which translates to MSSTSPALAGSVSGVLTDGPLVTEGPGLLVMDVDSTLIEQEVIELIAERAGTREQVAEVTARAMRGELDFAASLRERVATLAGVPQSVFADVLAEVRPTVGAAELIEALHAGGCRVGVVSGGFEEVVVPLAERLGIDHVAANRLEVDGGALTGRVLGRIVDRQEKVRCLHRWAEQDGVPMERTIAVGDGANDLGMLAAAGLGVAFCAKPVVVEQADAAVHVRDLRAVLQLIGA; encoded by the coding sequence ATGAGTAGTACCTCCCCCGCCCTCGCGGGTTCAGTCAGCGGCGTACTGACCGACGGTCCCCTGGTCACCGAGGGACCCGGCCTGCTGGTCATGGACGTGGACTCCACCCTCATCGAGCAGGAGGTCATCGAGCTCATCGCCGAGCGTGCCGGGACACGTGAGCAGGTCGCCGAGGTCACGGCCCGGGCGATGCGCGGGGAGCTGGACTTCGCCGCCTCGCTGCGCGAGCGGGTGGCGACGCTGGCCGGGGTCCCCCAGAGCGTCTTCGCGGACGTTCTCGCCGAGGTGCGTCCCACTGTCGGGGCGGCCGAGCTCATTGAGGCGCTGCACGCGGGTGGTTGCCGGGTGGGGGTCGTCTCGGGCGGCTTCGAGGAGGTCGTGGTGCCCCTGGCCGAGCGACTGGGTATCGACCACGTGGCGGCCAACCGCCTGGAGGTGGACGGCGGCGCGCTCACCGGCCGAGTGCTGGGGCGGATCGTGGACCGTCAGGAGAAGGTCCGTTGCCTGCACCGGTGGGCTGAGCAGGACGGTGTGCCCATGGAGCGCACCATCGCCGTCGGGGACGGGGCCAACGACCTGGGGATGCTGGCGGCCGCGGGGCTGGGCGTCGCGTTCTGCGCCAAGCCGGTCGTCGTCGAGCAGGCCGACGCCGCCGTCCACGTGCGTGACCTGCGGGCCGTCCTGCAGCTGATCGGGGCCTGA